One window of Streptomyces sp. SUK 48 genomic DNA carries:
- a CDS encoding response regulator transcription factor — protein MTDDSSPRAPIRLLLADDHPVVRAGLRAVLETEPGLVVVAEAATAEEAVARAAGGDVDVVLMDLQFGRGMGGAEATALITARAGAPRVLVVTTYDSDADTLPAIEAGATGYLLKDAPPEDLAAAVRTAAAGRTTLAPTVAERLMNRLRMPGTALTRRETEVLVLVADGLSNQAIAQRLHLTEGTVKSHLARVYTKLAVDSRTAAVATATDLGFIRR, from the coding sequence GTGACCGACGACAGCTCTCCGCGCGCCCCCATCCGGCTGCTCCTGGCCGACGACCACCCCGTGGTCCGGGCCGGGCTGCGGGCCGTGCTGGAGACCGAGCCCGGGCTGGTCGTCGTGGCCGAGGCCGCCACCGCGGAGGAGGCCGTGGCCCGCGCCGCCGGGGGCGATGTCGACGTGGTGCTCATGGACCTCCAGTTCGGCAGGGGCATGGGCGGTGCGGAGGCCACCGCGCTGATCACCGCCCGGGCCGGGGCGCCCAGGGTGCTGGTCGTCACCACGTACGACTCCGACGCGGACACGCTGCCCGCCATCGAAGCCGGGGCCACCGGATACCTGCTCAAGGACGCGCCGCCCGAGGACCTGGCCGCCGCCGTGCGCACCGCGGCGGCCGGCCGCACCACCCTCGCGCCCACCGTCGCCGAACGGCTCATGAACCGGCTGCGCATGCCGGGCACCGCCCTGACCCGGCGCGAGACCGAGGTCCTCGTCCTGGTCGCCGACGGTCTCTCCAACCAGGCCATCGCCCAGCGCCTCCACCTCACCGAGGGAACCGTCAAGTCCCACCTCGCCCGCGTCTACACGAAACTGGCCGTCGACTCCCGCACGGCGGCGGTCGCCACGGCGACGGATCTCGGGTTCATCCGGCGCTGA
- a CDS encoding sensor histidine kinase translates to MNTASPAPTPTTRALSWCLHLLVLGLLTLAAWRAVADDGTAARPVVAVALACAGVYAAGPLLPRVRRSRRAAALWLAAVGAVWLVLLALSSDAVWLAFPLYFLQLHLLPRRAGLAAVAATAAAAIAGFAAHQGSFGAAMAIGPALGAAVAVAVVRGYQALYRESERRRRLIEELTATRADLDRVQHTAGVLAERERLAREIHDTLAQGLSSIQLLLRAAERALPDRPDAAAGHVVAARRAAVDNLAEARRFVAALTPPALDGTTLADALARLCATTGARHRITARFHRTGDPVPLATEHEVALLRIAQSALANTVRHAHATGAEITLGYLGDRVTLDITDDGTGFDPALLPAPDPESGGFGLAAMRARMRALGGTLTIESAPGRGTSLTARLPLGGPADGPPEIMYDSPPAPDTTPEARP, encoded by the coding sequence GTGAACACCGCTTCCCCCGCTCCGACCCCGACGACCCGGGCCCTGTCCTGGTGCCTGCACCTGCTGGTCCTCGGCCTGCTCACGCTGGCCGCGTGGCGGGCCGTCGCCGACGACGGGACCGCCGCCCGGCCGGTCGTGGCCGTCGCCCTGGCCTGCGCCGGGGTGTACGCGGCCGGTCCGCTGCTGCCCCGCGTGCGCCGCTCCCGACGGGCCGCCGCGCTGTGGCTCGCCGCGGTGGGCGCCGTATGGCTGGTGCTGCTGGCGCTGTCCTCGGACGCCGTGTGGCTGGCGTTCCCGCTGTACTTCCTCCAGCTCCATCTGCTGCCGCGCCGGGCCGGGCTCGCCGCCGTGGCCGCGACCGCGGCGGCGGCCATCGCCGGGTTCGCCGCCCACCAGGGCTCCTTCGGCGCGGCCATGGCGATCGGGCCCGCGCTCGGCGCCGCGGTCGCGGTCGCGGTGGTACGGGGCTACCAGGCCCTGTACCGGGAGAGCGAGCGGCGCAGGCGCCTGATCGAGGAACTCACCGCCACCCGCGCCGACCTGGACCGGGTCCAGCACACCGCGGGCGTGCTGGCCGAACGCGAACGGCTGGCCCGGGAGATCCACGACACCCTCGCCCAGGGCCTCTCCAGCATCCAGTTGCTGCTGCGCGCCGCCGAACGCGCCCTGCCCGACCGGCCCGATGCCGCCGCCGGCCATGTGGTGGCGGCCCGCCGGGCCGCGGTGGACAACCTCGCCGAGGCCCGCCGCTTCGTCGCCGCCCTCACCCCGCCCGCCCTGGACGGCACCACGCTGGCCGACGCGCTGGCCCGGCTGTGCGCCACGACCGGTGCCCGTCACCGGATCACCGCGCGCTTCCACCGCACCGGCGACCCGGTCCCGCTGGCCACGGAGCACGAGGTCGCCCTGCTGCGCATCGCCCAGTCCGCCCTCGCCAACACCGTGCGGCACGCCCACGCCACCGGCGCCGAGATCACCCTCGGCTACCTCGGCGACCGCGTCACCCTCGACATCACCGACGACGGCACCGGCTTCGACCCCGCCCTGTTGCCCGCCCCCGACCCGGAGAGCGGCGGCTTCGGCCTGGCGGCGATGCGCGCCCGGATGCGCGCCCTCGGCGGCACCCTGACCATCGAGTCCGCGCCGGGCAGGGGCACCTCCCTGACCGCCCGGCTCCCGCTCGGCGGGCCTGCCGACGGCCCGCCCGAGATCATGTACGACAGCCCGCCCGCCCCCGACACCACGCCCGAGGCCCGCCCGTGA
- a CDS encoding ABC transporter permease, with protein sequence MFVAWRDLRFAKGRFALMGTVVVLITLLVGLLSGLTAGLGRQNISAITGLPATAIAFQAPARGQGPSYADSTVTEAQRRQWAEAPGVESAEPLGITPTKATAGDRSTGVSVFGVRPGSRLAPDSGRLDDRTVVLSTGAADGLGVTAGGSLTLAGQRLTVGAVRGDAFFSHTPVVWTSLDVWRRTAPPTGDGGRPAAGVLALTTSGADTAAIDRRAGTRTVSIADSLSAIGSYTSENGSLQLMRGFLFAISALVIGAFFTVWTIQRGTDVAVLKALGAATGYLLKDALGQAVVLLVGGTLLGTGMAAALGALVVGGAVPFVLSPGTVLVPAAVTVVLGALGAALSVRRITSVDPLTALGSAR encoded by the coding sequence GTGTTCGTCGCCTGGAGAGATCTGAGGTTCGCCAAGGGGCGGTTCGCCCTGATGGGGACCGTCGTCGTACTGATCACCCTGCTGGTCGGGCTGCTGTCCGGGCTGACGGCCGGACTGGGCCGGCAGAACATCTCGGCGATCACCGGCCTGCCCGCCACCGCGATCGCCTTCCAGGCCCCCGCCCGCGGCCAGGGTCCCTCGTACGCCGATTCCACCGTCACCGAGGCCCAGCGGCGGCAGTGGGCCGAGGCCCCCGGCGTCGAGAGCGCCGAACCGCTCGGGATCACCCCCACCAAGGCCACCGCCGGGGACCGGAGCACCGGGGTCTCCGTCTTCGGCGTCCGGCCCGGCTCCCGCCTCGCCCCGGACAGCGGCCGGCTGGACGACCGTACGGTGGTGCTCTCCACCGGCGCCGCCGACGGCCTCGGCGTGACGGCCGGCGGCTCCCTCACCCTCGCCGGACAGCGGCTGACGGTCGGCGCGGTGCGGGGCGACGCCTTCTTCAGCCACACCCCGGTCGTCTGGACCAGCCTCGACGTCTGGCGCCGGACCGCGCCGCCCACCGGCGACGGGGGCCGCCCGGCCGCCGGTGTCCTCGCCCTGACCACCTCCGGGGCCGATACCGCGGCCATCGACCGGCGGGCCGGCACCAGGACCGTCTCCATCGCCGACTCGCTGTCCGCGATCGGCTCCTACACCTCCGAGAACGGCTCCCTCCAGCTGATGCGCGGCTTCCTGTTCGCCATCTCCGCCCTGGTCATCGGCGCCTTCTTCACCGTGTGGACCATCCAGCGCGGCACGGACGTCGCCGTCCTGAAGGCCCTGGGCGCCGCCACCGGCTACCTGCTCAAGGACGCGCTCGGCCAGGCCGTCGTGCTGCTCGTCGGCGGCACCCTGCTCGGCACCGGCATGGCCGCCGCCCTGGGCGCCCTCGTCGTGGGCGGCGCCGTGCCCTTCGTCCTCTCCCCGGGCACCGTCCTGGTCCCGGCCGCGGTGACGGTCGTACTCGGCGCCCTCGGGGCCGCGCTGTCCGTCCGCCGCATCACCTCCGTCGACCCGCTGACCGCCCTGGGGAGCGCCCGATGA
- a CDS encoding ABC transporter ATP-binding protein — translation MSLCLSDITLTYPDGDTRLTALDRVGLEVPRGSLTAVVGPSGSGKSSLLAVAATLITPDTGTVTVDGIRTTGLSRGELTELRRGRIGIVFQQPHLLPSLTAAEQLQVMAHIDGRSPAGARGRAMGLLDAVGLAGQAGRRPHQLSGGQRQRVNIARALMNDPTVLLVDEPTSALDHERGTAVLDLLTRLTRERDTATVLVTHDRTHLTAADRITEVRDGRLVQVPG, via the coding sequence ATGAGCCTGTGCCTGAGCGACATCACCCTCACCTATCCCGACGGCGACACCCGGCTGACCGCCCTGGACCGGGTCGGCCTGGAGGTGCCCCGGGGCAGCCTGACCGCCGTGGTCGGCCCGTCCGGCTCCGGCAAGTCCAGCCTCCTCGCCGTCGCCGCCACCCTGATCACGCCGGACACCGGCACCGTCACCGTCGACGGCATCCGCACCACCGGACTGAGCCGGGGCGAGCTGACCGAGCTGCGCCGGGGGCGGATCGGCATCGTCTTCCAGCAGCCCCATCTGCTGCCCTCCCTGACCGCCGCCGAGCAGCTCCAGGTGATGGCCCATATCGACGGCCGCTCCCCCGCCGGGGCGCGCGGCCGGGCCATGGGACTTCTCGACGCGGTCGGCCTCGCCGGCCAGGCCGGGCGCCGCCCCCACCAGCTCTCCGGCGGCCAGCGTCAGCGCGTCAACATCGCCCGCGCCCTGATGAACGACCCCACCGTCCTCCTGGTCGACGAACCCACCAGCGCCCTGGACCACGAGCGCGGCACCGCCGTCCTCGATCTGCTCACCCGGCTCACCCGGGAACGGGACACCGCCACCGTCCTGGTCACCCACGACCGCACCCACCTCACGGCCGCCGACCGGATCACCGAGGTGCGGGACGGGAGGCTGGTGCAGGTACCGGGGTGA